In one Lolium rigidum isolate FL_2022 chromosome 3, APGP_CSIRO_Lrig_0.1, whole genome shotgun sequence genomic region, the following are encoded:
- the LOC124704459 gene encoding CCR4-NOT transcription complex subunit 9-like isoform X2, with product MANLPPSLSVGPSFGAPSPPPPPPSSSSAAANAAANAAAGGRDRKMVSAEQLVLDLCDPELRENALLDLSKKREIFQDLAPLLWHSFGTVAALLQEIVSIYPSLSPPTLSPVASNRVCNALALLQCVASHPDTRIPFLNAHIPLYLYPFLNTTSKTRPFEYLRLTSLGVIGALVKVDDSEVIGFLLQTEIIPLCLRTMEMGSELSKTVATFIVQKILLDDIGLRYICATAERFFAVATVLAQMVQALAEQPSARLLKHIIRCYLRLTENARACAALNSCLPTVLKDGTFNSFLQDDHVTRRWLQQLLHNMTVAGMAGGSSHAGGMGVGPAGMGGGSSHGGMGGGGPHAGLDHLMGL from the exons ATGGCGAATCTGCCGCCTTCGCTCTCCGTCGGGCCCTCCTTCGGCGCGCCCTCCCCACCACCTCCGCCGCCCTCGtcctcgtccgccgccgccaacgccgccgccaacgccgctGCCGGAGGGAGGGACCGCAAGATGGTGTCCGCGGAGCAGCTCGTGCTCGACCTCTGCGACCCGGAGCTGCGCGAGAACGCTCTCCTCGACCTCTCCAAG AAGCGAGAGATTTTCCAAGATCTGGCTCCACTCCTGTGGCACTCCTTTGGCACAGTTGCTGCACTACTCCAG GAGATTGTTTCAATCTACCCTTCACTTTCACCCCCGACTTTGTCGCCAGTTGCATCAAACCGTGTCTGCAATGCACTTGCACTTCTCCAG TGCGTTGCTTCACACCCTGATACCAGGATACCTTTCCTGAATG CTCACATCCCACTGTACCTGTACCCGTTCCTGAATACTACCAGCAAGACAAGGCCATTTGAGTACTTGAGGCTTACCAGCTTGGGTGTCATTGGTGCTCTTGTGAAG GTTGATGATTCTGAAGTAATTGGATTTCTGCTTCAAACTGAAATAATTCCTCTTTGTCTGCGTACTATGGAGATGGGCAGTGAACTTTCCAAAACA GTGGCCACCTTTATTGTTCAGAAGATCCTGCTTGATGACATTGGGCTGCGCTACATTTGCGCAACTGCCGAGCGTTTCTTCGCTGTGGCCACTGTCTTAGCTCAGATGGTCCAGGCACTGGCTGAACAGCCCTCTGCAAGGCTGCTGAAGCACATAATCCGCTGCTACCTGAGGCTGACAGAGAACGCGAG GGCATGTGCTGCGCTCAACAGCTGCCTCCCCACCGTGCTGAAAGATGGGACCTTCAACTCCTTCCTCCAG GACGATCACGTGACTAGGCGCTGGCTCCAGCAGCTGCTGCACAACATGACTGTGGCCGGGATGGCCGGAGGAAGCTCTCATGCCGGCGGCATGGGGGTAGGCCCTGCTGGCATGGGGGGCGGGAGCTCCCACGGCGGCatgggtggaggtggccctcaCGCGGGCCTCGACCACCTCATGGGGCTGTGA
- the LOC124704459 gene encoding CCR4-NOT transcription complex subunit 9-like isoform X1, whose product MANLPPSLSVGPSFGAPSPPPPPPSSSSAAANAAANAAAGGRDRKMVSAEQLVLDLCDPELRENALLDLSKKREIFQDLAPLLWHSFGTVAALLQEIVSIYPSLSPPTLSPVASNRVCNALALLQCVASHPDTRIPFLNAHIPLYLYPFLNTTSKTRPFEYLRLTSLGVIGALVKVDDSEVIGFLLQTEIIPLCLRTMEMGSELSKTVATFIVQKILLDDIGLRYICATAERFFAVATVLAQMVQALAEQPSARLLKHIIRCYLRLTENARACAALNSCLPTVLKDGTFNSFLQQDDHVTRRWLQQLLHNMTVAGMAGGSSHAGGMGVGPAGMGGGSSHGGMGGGGPHAGLDHLMGL is encoded by the exons ATGGCGAATCTGCCGCCTTCGCTCTCCGTCGGGCCCTCCTTCGGCGCGCCCTCCCCACCACCTCCGCCGCCCTCGtcctcgtccgccgccgccaacgccgccgccaacgccgctGCCGGAGGGAGGGACCGCAAGATGGTGTCCGCGGAGCAGCTCGTGCTCGACCTCTGCGACCCGGAGCTGCGCGAGAACGCTCTCCTCGACCTCTCCAAG AAGCGAGAGATTTTCCAAGATCTGGCTCCACTCCTGTGGCACTCCTTTGGCACAGTTGCTGCACTACTCCAG GAGATTGTTTCAATCTACCCTTCACTTTCACCCCCGACTTTGTCGCCAGTTGCATCAAACCGTGTCTGCAATGCACTTGCACTTCTCCAG TGCGTTGCTTCACACCCTGATACCAGGATACCTTTCCTGAATG CTCACATCCCACTGTACCTGTACCCGTTCCTGAATACTACCAGCAAGACAAGGCCATTTGAGTACTTGAGGCTTACCAGCTTGGGTGTCATTGGTGCTCTTGTGAAG GTTGATGATTCTGAAGTAATTGGATTTCTGCTTCAAACTGAAATAATTCCTCTTTGTCTGCGTACTATGGAGATGGGCAGTGAACTTTCCAAAACA GTGGCCACCTTTATTGTTCAGAAGATCCTGCTTGATGACATTGGGCTGCGCTACATTTGCGCAACTGCCGAGCGTTTCTTCGCTGTGGCCACTGTCTTAGCTCAGATGGTCCAGGCACTGGCTGAACAGCCCTCTGCAAGGCTGCTGAAGCACATAATCCGCTGCTACCTGAGGCTGACAGAGAACGCGAG GGCATGTGCTGCGCTCAACAGCTGCCTCCCCACCGTGCTGAAAGATGGGACCTTCAACTCCTTCCTCCAG CAGGACGATCACGTGACTAGGCGCTGGCTCCAGCAGCTGCTGCACAACATGACTGTGGCCGGGATGGCCGGAGGAAGCTCTCATGCCGGCGGCATGGGGGTAGGCCCTGCTGGCATGGGGGGCGGGAGCTCCCACGGCGGCatgggtggaggtggccctcaCGCGGGCCTCGACCACCTCATGGGGCTGTGA
- the LOC124700730 gene encoding ferredoxin--NADP reductase, root isozyme, chloroplastic-like yields MATAAASQVAFSATAGSDRAVRSSGIQVTNNLSFGAKSRTGNTALSCESKAAVRRSHVRKVRCTAVQQSSKVSVVPLDLESAKEPPLNTYKPKGPYTATIVSVERAVGPNAPGETCHVVIDHGGNVPYWEGQSYGIIPPGENPKKPGNPQNVRLYSIASTRYGDSFDGKTASLCVRRAVYYDPETGKEDPSKNGVCSNFLCNSKPGDKIQLTGPSGKIMLLPETDPNATHIMIATGTGVAPYRGYLRRMFMEDVPNYRFGGLAWLFLGVANSDSLLYDEEFTSYLKQYPDNFRFDKALSREQKNKSGGKMYVQDKIEEYSDEIFKLLDGGAHIYFCGLKGMMPGIQDTLKKVAEQRGESWDQKLSQLKKNKQWHVEVY; encoded by the exons ATGGCGACCGCCGCTGCGTCCCAG GTGGCTTTCTCCGCGACCGCCGGCTCGGATCGCGCCGTCAGGAGCTCCGGAATCCAG GTCACCAACAACCTTAGCTTCGGTGCCAAATCACGGACCGGCAACACCGCATTATCATGCGAGAGCAAGGCCGCGGTGCGGCGGAGCCATGTCAGGAAGGTGCGCTGCACGGCGGTCCAGCAGTCGAGCAAGGTCTCCGTCGTGCCTCTCGACCTGGAGAGCGCCAAGGAGCCGCCGCTCAACACCTACAAGCCCAAGGGGCCGTACACGGCCACCATCGTCTCCGTCGAGCGGGCGGTGGGCCCCAACGCCCCGGGGGAGACGTGCCACGTTGTCATTGATCATGGTGGCAATGTGCCGTACTGGGAGGGGCAGAGCTATGGGATTATTCCGCCG GGAGAGAACCCAAAGAAGCCTGGAAACCCACAGAATGTCCGCCTTTATTCTATTGCATCTACTAGGTATGGCGATTCATTTGATGGAAAGACTGCCAGTTTATGTGTTCGCCGTGCAGTCTATTATGATCCTGAAACTGGCAAGGAGGACCCCTCCAAGAACGGTGTCTGCAGTAATTTCTTGTGCAACTCAAAACCTGGGGACAAGATTCAGCTGACAG GTCCCTCTGGCAAAATCATGCTCCTGCCTGAGACTGATCCAAATGCAACCCATATCATGATTGCCACTGGCACCGGTGTTGCTCCCTATCGTGGGTACCTACGCCGTATGTTCATGGAAGATGTCCCAAATTACAGATTTGGTGGCCTTGCTTGGCTCTTCCTTGGTGTGGCTAATTCGGACAGCCTTCTTTATGATGAAGAGTTCACAAGCTACCTTAAGCAGTATCCAGACAATTTCAG GTTTGACAAAGCACTAAGTAGGGAGCAGAAGAACAAGAGTGGTGGCAAGATGTACGTCCAGGACAAGATCGAAGAGTACAGCGACGAGATTTTCAAGCTTTTGGATGGTGGAGCACACATCTACTTCTGCGGTTTGAAAGGAATGATGCCCGGGATTCAGGATACACTCAAGAAAGTCGCAGAGCAGAGAGGGGAGAGCTGGGATCAAAAGCTATCACAGCTCAAGAAGAACAAGCAATGGCATGTTGAGGTTTACTAG